A single region of the Biomphalaria glabrata chromosome 15, xgBioGlab47.1, whole genome shotgun sequence genome encodes:
- the LOC106064891 gene encoding uncharacterized protein LOC106064891, translating into METAPAMPTQSSRKRPSRFLLLWFLFRTMHVTHSGEESSKPEDDEVSVSDTVASPADDALAKVNLPKKLPSIVEIKKALPAHCFESSLSLSLYYMIKDFVLVAFFYVLVEWTWEVFPPMAQLFITPLFWLIQGTLFTALFVVGHDAGHGSFSNSELINTIVGNICHTFLFCPYYMWKVSHRKHHKNTGNIDKDEVFYPVRKADNNSSIPLLHGFGLGVGWFAYLVKGYKPRGVQHFNPLDPLFRQHVMNCTVSLVSLVLWSFCLARFKEQFGLGALLYHWAVPVFIFASYTVIITFLHHTEDEIPWYSNELWDNVRGQLSSVDRSYGWCHYIIHSIGTHQIHHLFPKVPHYHLEEATVAFRKAFPKLVNIRHEPILPAFFRMFKKFALQNVIENDTRVHLYK; encoded by the exons ATGGAGACAGCACCAGCGATGCCTACACAGTCATCAAGGAAAAGACCTAGTAGGTTTTTGCTACTATGGTTTCTTTTTCGGACAATGCATGTAACTCACAGCGGGGAAGAGTCCAGCAAGCCAGAAGACGATGAAGTATCAGTGAGTGACACAGTAGCATCTCCAGCTGATGATGCTTTAGCTAAAGTCAATCTTCCTAAGAAGTTGCCTTCtatagtagaaataaaaaag GCATTACCTGCTCATTGCTTTGAATCCAGCCTTTCACTCTCTCTGTATTATATGatcaaagattttgttttagttgcATTCTTCTATGTTCTCGTTGAATGGACCTGGGAAGTATTTCCTCCTATGGCACAG cTATTTATCACACCATTGTTCTGGCTTATTCAGGGTACTTTGTTTACTGCCTTATTTGTGGTGGGGCATGACGCAGGCCATGGCTCATTCTCCAATTCAGAGTTAATCAACACAATTGTTGGAAACATTTGtcacacatttttgttttgcccATACTATATGTGGAAG GTGAGTCACAGAAAGCATCACAAAAACACTGGAAATATTGATAAAGATGAAGTTTTCTACCCAGTTCGTAAGGCAGACAACAATTCTAGTATTCCATTGTTACATGGCTTCGGACTTGGTGTTGGCTGGTTTGCTTATTTAGTGAAAGGATACAAACCTAGAGGG GTTCAACACTTCAACCCTCTAGACCCATTGTTTCGCCAGCATGTAATGAACTGCACTGTGTCACTTGTGAGTTTAGTCCTGTGGTCATTTTGCTTGGCCAGATTTAAGGAGCAGTTTGGTCTGGGAGCTTTGCTGTATCACTGGGCTGTGCCTGTCTTCATATTTGCCTCCTACACTGTGATCATCACTTTTCTTCACCACACCGAAGATGAAATTCCATGGTACAGCAATGAATTGTGGGATAACGTCCGTGGGCAGCTTTCTTCAGTTGACCGTTCTTATGGATGGTGCCATTATATAATTCACAG TATCGGCACACACCAAATCCACCACCTCTTTCCCAAAGTACCACACTACCACCTAGAGGAAGCAACAGTGGCATTCAGGAAGGCTTTCCCAAAACTTGTGAATATACGTCATGAGCCCATTTTACCAGCATTTTTCAGAATGTTCAAAAAGTTTGCCCTACAGAATGTAATTGAGAATGACACAAGAGTGCATTTATACAAATGA